In Spirochaetota bacterium, the DNA window CGATTTTTGCTGTATAGTTGCCGCACGAACTCAGGAGATGCTTTCCATGGATATCGCTGTCATCGGTACCGGTTATGTCGGCCTCGTGACCGGTGCATGTTTTGCTGATACGGGGAATAATGTATTTTGCGTCGACATCGATAAAAAAAAGATAGATATACTCAACAGCGGCGGAGTGCCGATCTATGAGCCGGGACTTGAAGACCTTATGAAGCGGAGCATAGAGGAAAAGCGGCTGTCCTTCACCACCGACCTCGCGGACGCGGTGCGGCGCTCATCGATAATCTTTCTCGCCGTAGGCACGCCTATGAAGGATAATGGCGAGGCGAACCTTTCGTTCGTGCATACGGCGGCACGGGATATCGGACGAGCCATTGACGGTTATAAGGTCATCGTCGATAAGTCCACAGTGCCCGTCGGTACTGCGGATGATGTCCGGGGCATCATCGCGAAGGAGACAAAGCATCCGTTCGATGTGGTCTCAAACCCTGAATTCCTCAAGGAAGGGAGCGCGATAAACGATTTCATGTTCCCCGATCGCGTCGTTATCGGGAGCAGTTCCGCAAAGGCCACTGAGCTCATGAAAGAGCTTTATGAACCGTTCGTCCGCACGTTCCACCCCATCATTGTCATGGATATAAAAAGCGCGGAAATGACCAAGTATGCCGCGAATTGCTTCCTCGCGGCGAAGATATCGTTCGTCAATGAGATATCGAATCTCTGTGAGCGAACCGGCGCGGATATCGCCGCAGTGCGGGAAGGGATAGGTGCCGACCGGCGCATCGGCTATGAATTCCTTTTTCCCGGTGTCGGTTACGGGGGTTCCTGTTTCCCGAAGGATGTCCTCGCTCTTATCCATACAGGAACAAAATACGGCATCGATATGCATCTCATGAAAGCCGTCGATGAGGTCAATGATCACCAAAAGGGCATTCTCATAGGAACGATACTTGACCATTTTAAAGCGGCGGACAAGCCGGGTGCGCTTTCCGGGAGAACATTCGCCCTGCTGGGACTGAGCTTCAAGCCGAAGACCGATGATATGCGTGAGGCCCCATCCGTTGTCATTATCGAACGGCTCATCTCGCTCGGCGCATCGGTGCGAGCCTATGACCCGGAAGCGATGGATGAAGCGCGCAAACAGCTCGGGGAGAGAATTTCCTACGCAAAGGACATGTATGATGCTGCGCACGGTACGGATGGTCTGATACTTGTCACGGAATGGAATGAATTCCGGCGGCCATCATGGCTGCGTCTCAGGAACGAGCTCAAGGGGCATGTCATATTCGATGGACGCAATATCTACGACCCCAAACGGGTAAAACAGGAAGGATTTTCCTATTACGGCATGGGACGACGATAATGGGACGTGCACTGGTGACCGGCGCCGCCGGTTTTCTCGGATCGCATCTGTGCGATCGGCTGCTGAAGGATGGATGGGACGTTGTCGGCATCGATAATCTGTATACC includes these proteins:
- a CDS encoding UDP-glucose/GDP-mannose dehydrogenase family protein → MDIAVIGTGYVGLVTGACFADTGNNVFCVDIDKKKIDILNSGGVPIYEPGLEDLMKRSIEEKRLSFTTDLADAVRRSSIIFLAVGTPMKDNGEANLSFVHTAARDIGRAIDGYKVIVDKSTVPVGTADDVRGIIAKETKHPFDVVSNPEFLKEGSAINDFMFPDRVVIGSSSAKATELMKELYEPFVRTFHPIIVMDIKSAEMTKYAANCFLAAKISFVNEISNLCERTGADIAAVREGIGADRRIGYEFLFPGVGYGGSCFPKDVLALIHTGTKYGIDMHLMKAVDEVNDHQKGILIGTILDHFKAADKPGALSGRTFALLGLSFKPKTDDMREAPSVVIIERLISLGASVRAYDPEAMDEARKQLGERISYAKDMYDAAHGTDGLILVTEWNEFRRPSWLRLRNELKGHVIFDGRNIYDPKRVKQEGFSYYGMGRR